AATTTTTTGACAGTTTACAAAAGGATTGATTCCAACGAACCGTTGGCATCAGTCCTTTTGCTTTCCGAAGAGGAGGCGCTCGATTTCCGCTTCCACGGCATCGGAGGCCTGGTAAGATATTTTTTCGAGGCTGCGGCGGCCCGCCTCGTCCCGGTCGGGGCCCGCTTCCTTCAGGGAAAGGTCTGCCCCACCCACCCTTTCTTGCGTTGACAGGTCGAAGATGGAAACGACGGCGCGGGATCGCGCGAAGATGAGACCCGAACCGGCGCTGGTGTCCAGCAGGGTGGCTTTCACTTCGCCGACGATGGCGATATCGGCGATTCCGGCCAACCCCTGCAGCTTTTTGTTCAGTCCCGGTCCGCCTCCTATGTCGTATGCATCCGGCATGCTGGAGCGGGGGATCTTCCTGACGACTTGAAGCTTGAGCTTTTCAAGCGACTGCACGATGCCGTTTTCAAGATACGAAGCGTGCCTCTGGGTGCCCAGGTTGTATTCGTTGATCACCACGGCGACGCGAACCTCTTCCACCGGCGGCAGCTCATAGGTAAAAAGGGCATAGGCCGGCGCGACAACGCTTTCCAACTCCTTCTGAATGGCGGGATCGGAGGGGTAGATGTTAATGACGGCCTTGATCTTGTTGAGCCGCTTCCCGGTGGGCCCCAGGTTGCTGACGGATGTTTCCACTATTCCGGCCTTGTCCGACCGGGTGCTCCGGTCAAGGTTGCCGGAACCGTCGAGCCAGACGAACCTTATGCCGACATCAGGCGCCGGCGCGTTGTCGTACAACACCTTCACCCGCAGGGGGTCACGCAGGCTGCCGCCGACGATGCCATGCTGGTGGTCTCCCTCGAGTTTTTGAATCGAAAAACCGGCCATCAAGCGGGTGGCGTCTTCCTGGGCACTTGACAAGGCGGTGGAGAGGTTCCTGTGGGTAAGCTCCGGGGCAATGACATTCAGATACTGGTTTTTCCTGACTGCAAGGATCAGCTTTT
This is a stretch of genomic DNA from Deltaproteobacteria bacterium. It encodes these proteins:
- a CDS encoding LPP20 family lipoprotein translates to MKHGIFTLWLTVFLLLTVSCAAPSAKHGATAPAPPEWTVTGSRPDFPADLHINGVGSAEIKYNDTAAAQAAADSRAIAQVAKQIEVVIQQQSSSFEREVSSAAGESLNQKDIWEKTAAYVKVKVEGARIEDRYHDKAGNRIYSFASLDRMARGSSISEQISVLEANAATLIAEAEKSGQSLAGVHRAVAAYGLAFKKLILAVRKNQYLNVIAPELTHRNLSTALSSAQEDATRLMAGFSIQKLEGDHQHGIVGGSLRDPLRVKVLYDNAPAPDVGIRFVWLDGSGNLDRSTRSDKAGIVETSVSNLGPTGKRLNKIKAVINIYPSDPAIQKELESVVAPAYALFTYELPPVEEVRVAVVINEYNLGTQRHASYLENGIVQSLEKLKLQVVRKIPRSSMPDAYDIGGGPGLNKKLQGLAGIADIAIVGEVKATLLDTSAGSGLIFARSRAVVSIFDLSTQERVGGADLSLKEAGPDRDEAGRRSLEKISYQASDAVEAEIERLLFGKQKD